AATAATTTAGCAAAGAGAGAACTTATGGAACTAATTCAAACAACGGATGCCTTTAAAGCATTAATAGAAAATATCAAATCATCAACTAAAGGATACAAAGATCCTCTTGCATTTGGTATTTGTAGAGTAGATTTAGGACAACTCAATATTGAGAAATCTCTTCAGGCAACTTACCCTATAATTAATTGGAATGAGAATTTCGGCAGTGCGGCTATTTTCATAAAAGCTTTATTTGAACAAGGTATTGAAGTTGACTTTAATGAGAGCGAGGTTGTTTGTAATATTAACGCTGCTTTTTTAAGAAACTGTCTAAATGCTTTTACACCTTATTCTGATGAAGCTTATGGCGATGCTCATAAAAACATTCAAGTTGTGTCTGCACTTTACAACCAAATAATGAATAGCGGCTCTTTAGAGGGTGAGTTTAAAATTACATTTATTTTTGCTGATGAAGCGTTAAAAAGCGTAGAAGCTTCTTATCTAAAGCTATATGCATTATCACAAGCTAAAGTTGAGCTCAGAAGTATTAACCTAAATGGTGCCTTTGGCGTACTTCCAAATCTTGCTTGGTCAAATGGTCAACCAATTGAACTTGACTATCTTCGTGAATTCGAAATTGAATTGAAATTATCAAATGAGTACCCGCATATTGACTTTGTAGATAAGTTTCCAAGATTTTTACAACACATTATTCCTGCTGACAATACTCGTATTTTAGATACTTCTAAAGTTAGATTTGGTGCTCAACTAGCAGCAGGCACAACTGTTATGCCGGGGGCTTCTTATGTGAACTTTAATGCTGGCACAACTGGTCCGGTTATGGTTGAAGGGCGTATTTCCAGCTCAGCTATTGTTGGCGCAGGCAGCGATGTTGGCGGTGGTGCTTCTATCCTTGGTGTTCTTAGTGGAACGGATGGAAATCCTGTCTCTATAGGTAAAAACACACTTTTAGGTGCAAACTCTACATGTGGAATACCTATGGGTGACGGCTGTATTTTAGATGCAGGCGTAGCAATTTTAGAAGGTACTAAAGTTAAAATATATTCTAAAGAACTCCCTAAAATTAAAGAGGTTAACAACAATCTTACTCTTGATGGTGAAATCTTTAAGGGTAAAGATTTAGCAGGACTTAACGGCATACATTTTAGACAAAACTCTATGACAGGTGAGCTAACTGCTTCACGTTCAACAAGAGAGATTAAACTAAATGCGGATCTTCATTAGGTAGCTATTTTTTTAGCTAACATGTAGTATAATTAGGGATACCAAAAGGAGTTAATATGAGTATATCAAGTAATATGTCATCGATACAATCTCATCAGACCATGATGAACACGACTGCAAATAATGTAGCAAATGTTAATTCAGATGGGTTTGTTCCTAGTAGCACTAGAATGTCAAGTGATAACGGTTCTGTTTTGGCAAACAATCGCAAAGCTGATAATACCGACTCTACAAAAAGTCAAACAGATTTGGCAAAAGAGATTCCGGATCAGATTATTGCGCAGAATGCAACTGCCGTGAATGTTACAGCAATAAAAACGCAGGATGCTATGTTTGGTTCACTTTTAGATATTAAAGCATAATATCTAAAAGGCGTCTTGTGTCAGGATGTTCATGCTTTTTAAATTTTTCAGTATCTCTGCTTCTTCGTCATAATTTTCTTGATTTTTGCCGAGTCTCAGAGTACTGAAAATTGGTTTTCCTATTATTACCCTTCCTTCAACACCGTCTTTTTTAGTTTTTATCCCCCAAGTATTATGAAACACAATGACTTCATCATTATAAGTTCCTACATACAAAACTA
The sequence above is drawn from the Candidatus Sulfurimonas baltica genome and encodes:
- a CDS encoding tetrahydrodipicolinate N-succinyltransferase N-terminal domain-containing protein, with the protein product MELIQTTDAFKALIENIKSSTKGYKDPLAFGICRVDLGQLNIEKSLQATYPIINWNENFGSAAIFIKALFEQGIEVDFNESEVVCNINAAFLRNCLNAFTPYSDEAYGDAHKNIQVVSALYNQIMNSGSLEGEFKITFIFADEALKSVEASYLKLYALSQAKVELRSINLNGAFGVLPNLAWSNGQPIELDYLREFEIELKLSNEYPHIDFVDKFPRFLQHIIPADNTRILDTSKVRFGAQLAAGTTVMPGASYVNFNAGTTGPVMVEGRISSSAIVGAGSDVGGGASILGVLSGTDGNPVSIGKNTLLGANSTCGIPMGDGCILDAGVAILEGTKVKIYSKELPKIKEVNNNLTLDGEIFKGKDLAGLNGIHFRQNSMTGELTASRSTREIKLNADLH
- a CDS encoding flagellar basal body protein; protein product: MSISSNMSSIQSHQTMMNTTANNVANVNSDGFVPSSTRMSSDNGSVLANNRKADNTDSTKSQTDLAKEIPDQIIAQNATAVNVTAIKTQDAMFGSLLDIKA